In a genomic window of Hyphomonas sp.:
- a CDS encoding sodium:alanine symporter family protein, translating to MDIIKLIENVSGFIWGGTWGDTVIIPGQIGPLAVVLLGTGLFMMVRLGARPVRRFVPALVEVWQGRKAQGEDGAITPWQALSTALSGQVGTGNLAGVATAITLGGPGAIFWMWVVALFGMALAFSESSLAIKYRETDEYGRINGGPMYYIKNGLGKGWGWLAIIFCLGTLFSAMATGSMIQANSITEAALETGSQLGVSIPNWGVGIVLAALVFAVIIGGIKSIGSFAGKVVPVMAGLYVLIAFIVLVVNADKVPGAFMQIIGSAFGWKEAAGGAAGYGVMQAVRYGIARGLFSNEAGQGSAPIAHAAAQTKNPVMQGEIAMIGVFIDTIIICTMTALVILTVQGDFKKSPALMAANACFDAGIEMPVNPDAADGAKYGVSDLFPSAYEDGREAKIAAVGPAAQSYLLACQASGQVEVSQEALDASGNPEILMDVAHAWETDANSAAVTTRAYAAAIPVIGPWIVPVALFFFAFTTIIGWSYYGEQAVTYLIGEWATHPFRYIWVVVVFLGTVAAADWLWLLGDIANASMAFPNLIAILALSGVVAAMHKSNGDPDKGHPVHDYREESRHPDQD from the coding sequence ATGGATATCATCAAGCTCATCGAGAACGTCTCTGGATTCATCTGGGGCGGCACCTGGGGGGATACCGTCATCATTCCGGGCCAGATCGGCCCGCTCGCCGTCGTCCTGCTAGGCACCGGCCTGTTCATGATGGTTCGACTGGGCGCCCGCCCGGTGCGCCGGTTCGTGCCCGCGCTGGTCGAAGTCTGGCAGGGCCGCAAGGCCCAGGGCGAAGACGGCGCGATCACACCGTGGCAGGCCCTCTCGACGGCCCTGTCGGGCCAGGTCGGCACCGGCAACCTGGCCGGCGTGGCCACCGCCATCACGCTGGGCGGCCCCGGCGCCATCTTCTGGATGTGGGTGGTTGCCCTGTTCGGCATGGCGCTCGCCTTCTCGGAAAGCTCGCTGGCCATCAAGTATCGTGAAACAGACGAATATGGCCGCATCAATGGCGGGCCGATGTACTATATCAAGAACGGACTCGGCAAAGGCTGGGGCTGGCTTGCCATCATCTTCTGTCTGGGCACGCTGTTCTCCGCCATGGCGACCGGCTCGATGATCCAGGCGAACTCGATCACCGAGGCCGCGCTGGAAACAGGCTCCCAGCTGGGTGTCAGCATTCCGAACTGGGGTGTCGGCATTGTGCTGGCAGCCCTGGTGTTTGCCGTGATCATCGGCGGCATCAAGTCGATCGGCTCGTTTGCAGGGAAGGTCGTGCCAGTCATGGCCGGCCTGTATGTGCTCATCGCCTTCATCGTTCTCGTCGTGAACGCCGACAAGGTGCCGGGCGCCTTCATGCAGATCATCGGATCGGCCTTTGGCTGGAAGGAAGCGGCTGGTGGCGCCGCTGGCTATGGCGTCATGCAGGCGGTTCGCTACGGTATTGCCCGCGGCCTGTTCTCGAACGAGGCTGGTCAGGGCTCTGCCCCGATCGCGCACGCCGCTGCCCAGACCAAGAATCCGGTCATGCAGGGCGAGATCGCCATGATCGGCGTGTTCATCGACACGATCATCATCTGCACCATGACGGCGCTGGTCATCCTGACGGTTCAGGGCGACTTCAAGAAAAGCCCCGCGCTGATGGCGGCAAATGCCTGTTTCGATGCGGGCATCGAGATGCCGGTGAACCCGGACGCAGCGGACGGCGCCAAGTATGGCGTGTCGGACCTGTTCCCGTCCGCCTATGAAGATGGCCGCGAGGCGAAGATCGCCGCAGTGGGCCCGGCAGCCCAATCCTATCTTCTGGCTTGCCAGGCATCCGGACAAGTCGAGGTCTCGCAGGAAGCCCTCGACGCATCCGGCAATCCCGAAATCCTGATGGATGTGGCCCACGCCTGGGAGACGGACGCGAATTCGGCCGCCGTCACCACACGCGCCTATGCCGCCGCCATTCCGGTGATCGGCCCCTGGATCGTGCCAGTCGCGCTGTTCTTCTTCGCCTTCACCACCATCATCGGCTGGTCCTATTATGGCGAACAGGCCGTGACTTATCTGATCGGCGAATGGGCCACACACCCCTTCCGCTATATCTGGGTCGTGGTCGTGTTCCTCGGCACCGTGGCCGCAGCAGACTGGCTGTGGTTGCTGGGTGATATCGCGAATGCCTCGATGGCGTTCCCGAACCTGATCGCCATTCTGGCCCTGTCAGGTGTCGTGGCCGCCATGCACAAATCGAATGGCGACCCGGACAAGGGCCATCCGGTGCATGACTATCGGGAAGAGTCGCGCCATCCTGATCAGGACTAG
- a CDS encoding VOC family protein, with translation MSIQYLHTMVRVTDIDASLKFFCDGLGLKEVSRMDSEAGRFTLVFLATPEDVDRMGGMPDGVNPTQTDIPMVELTYNWDPEDYAGGRNFGHLAYLVDDIYGAVERLQDLGVTINRPPRDGRMAFIRSPDGISVELLQKGDPLAPKEPWASAENIGVW, from the coding sequence ATGAGCATTCAGTATCTGCACACAATGGTGCGCGTCACCGACATCGACGCATCTCTCAAATTCTTCTGCGACGGCCTCGGCCTGAAGGAAGTCAGCCGCATGGACAGTGAAGCCGGACGGTTCACGCTGGTCTTCCTGGCCACGCCGGAAGATGTGGACCGCATGGGCGGCATGCCGGACGGCGTGAATCCGACCCAGACCGACATTCCGATGGTCGAGCTGACCTATAATTGGGACCCGGAAGACTATGCCGGCGGACGGAATTTCGGCCATCTCGCCTATCTGGTCGATGACATCTATGGCGCGGTCGAACGTCTTCAGGATCTTGGCGTGACGATCAACCGCCCGCCGCGGGACGGCCGCATGGCGTTCATCCGGTCACCGGACGGGATTTCCGTGGAACTGCTTCAGAAGGGCGATCCTCTGGCCCCGAAAGAGCCTTGGGCGAGCGCCGAAAACATCGGCGTCTGGTAG
- a CDS encoding bifunctional helix-turn-helix domain-containing protein/methylated-DNA--[protein]-cysteine S-methyltransferase: MPATLSPLDERAAAYDRMADALSYLGDTWQEWPDLATVARAMGLSPSHFQREFTRWAGISPKQYQAALAHAAAGDLLRDGASVLDAALETGLSGPGRLHDLFIAHEGLSPGEAKAGGKGADLVLGRAPTPFGEGAWLISPRGLVALGFIDDNPPTRTGFEHQGRREADAFADLASRYPDASIRRDDREAEQMARRVFEAGEPLPVALYGTPFRRQIWRALLDIPVGTVSTYGALARASGNPKAARAVGAAVGANPISWFIPCHRALAADGRLHNYHWGVARKRAMLTLERACAA, translated from the coding sequence ATGCCTGCAACCTTGTCTCCGCTCGATGAACGTGCTGCCGCCTATGACCGGATGGCCGATGCCCTGTCCTATCTGGGGGACACTTGGCAGGAATGGCCGGACCTCGCGACTGTGGCGCGGGCCATGGGCCTGTCGCCCAGCCATTTCCAGCGGGAATTCACGCGCTGGGCGGGGATCAGCCCGAAACAATACCAGGCCGCGCTGGCCCATGCGGCGGCCGGAGACCTGCTGCGCGACGGCGCCAGCGTGCTCGATGCGGCGCTGGAAACCGGTCTGTCGGGGCCCGGTCGCCTGCATGATCTGTTCATCGCCCATGAAGGCCTGTCGCCCGGCGAAGCCAAGGCAGGCGGCAAGGGCGCTGACCTTGTTCTGGGCCGGGCGCCGACCCCGTTCGGGGAAGGGGCCTGGCTGATTTCGCCGCGCGGCCTGGTGGCGCTCGGTTTCATTGACGACAATCCCCCAACGCGTACCGGATTTGAGCATCAGGGCCGCCGGGAGGCCGACGCATTTGCAGATCTGGCCAGCCGCTATCCCGATGCCAGCATCCGGCGGGACGACCGGGAAGCCGAACAGATGGCCCGCCGCGTCTTCGAAGCCGGAGAGCCCTTGCCGGTGGCGCTTTACGGCACGCCGTTCCGGCGCCAGATCTGGCGGGCGCTGCTCGACATCCCGGTCGGAACCGTGTCCACCTATGGCGCGCTGGCCCGGGCGAGCGGCAACCCGAAGGCGGCCCGCGCTGTGGGCGCTGCAGTCGGCGCCAACCCGATCAGCTGGTTCATTCCCTGCCACCGCGCCCTTGCAGCGGACGGCCGGCTTCATAATTATCATTGGGGCGTGGCGCGCAAGCGTGCCATGCTGACCCTTGAACGCGCCTGCGCGGCCTGA
- a CDS encoding glutathione S-transferase family protein, whose translation MADARSIILHEYPTSPYAEKIRLALRLKNLAYSRVEIPVIMPRPDLMPLTGGYRRTPVLQIGADIFCDTAIILRELEARYPMPALKLPGHEGLAQMVAGWTDGRWFQCSVAVIFGEMGDKVPEAFRKDREALSGRPFDVQAMNAVAPMMRDQWRARLMLLEERLQGGKGAGSGIYLVGMKPGLVDIHAYMNVWFMHQNLPDFVETCFKTADLTKAWFERLQEFEGQTPETITSAEALEIGLHAAPRLVAATTRNEPQEFAPGENVAVAPDDYGQVWVEGELVHADSQRVILQRTSPEAETVHVHFPRAGFLVRRV comes from the coding sequence ATGGCCGATGCGCGCAGTATCATCCTGCATGAGTACCCGACCTCTCCCTATGCCGAGAAAATCCGCCTTGCCCTGCGCCTGAAGAACCTTGCCTATAGCCGGGTCGAGATTCCGGTCATCATGCCCCGGCCGGACCTGATGCCGCTGACGGGAGGCTATCGCCGCACGCCGGTGCTGCAGATCGGCGCGGACATTTTCTGTGACACCGCGATCATCCTGCGCGAACTGGAAGCGCGCTATCCCATGCCGGCGCTGAAGCTGCCCGGTCATGAAGGCCTGGCGCAAATGGTGGCCGGCTGGACCGATGGCCGCTGGTTCCAGTGTTCGGTGGCGGTGATTTTCGGCGAAATGGGCGACAAGGTGCCGGAAGCCTTCCGGAAGGACCGCGAGGCCCTGTCGGGACGCCCTTTCGATGTTCAGGCCATGAACGCCGTCGCCCCGATGATGCGCGACCAGTGGCGGGCCCGGCTGATGTTGCTTGAAGAACGCCTGCAGGGCGGCAAGGGCGCGGGGTCCGGCATCTATCTTGTCGGCATGAAACCCGGCCTGGTCGACATCCATGCCTACATGAATGTCTGGTTCATGCACCAGAACCTGCCGGACTTCGTCGAGACCTGCTTCAAGACGGCAGACCTGACCAAGGCCTGGTTCGAACGTCTGCAGGAATTCGAGGGCCAGACGCCGGAAACGATCACGTCCGCGGAAGCGCTGGAGATCGGCCTGCACGCCGCCCCGCGGCTCGTGGCGGCCACCACGCGCAACGAACCGCAGGAATTCGCGCCCGGCGAAAACGTCGCCGTTGCACCAGACGATTATGGTCAGGTCTGGGTGGAGGGCGAACTCGTGCACGCGGATTCGCAGCGGGTCATCCTGCAGCGCACCTCGCCGGAAGCGGAAACCGTGCACGTGCACTTTCCGCGGGCCGGCTTCCTCGTGCGCCGTGTCTAG